The genomic stretch aaaaaatacgcacggcgggttcgggtaaaaagtgattcgggtcgggtacatctttttagacccgagaagacctctagtgtgtgtgtgggtgtttgggtgtgggcgggtgtgtgtgtgtgtgtgtgtgtgtgttgggtgtgtgtgtgtgtgggtgggtgtgtgtgtgtttggtgtgtgtgtgtgttgggtgtgtgtgtgtgtgtgtgggtgtgggcgggtgtgtgggtgtgtgtgttgggtgtgtgtgtgtgggtgggtgtgtgggtgggtgtgtaggtgtggATAGACAGATAGAAGGTGTGTTACTCTGCTGCAGGCCAGGTGTAGTGCAGTATTATTGTTGATGTCCAGCAGTGACGGGTCTGCTTTTGCCTGCTGCAGGAGAActtctacaaaacacacacacacacacacacacacacacacacacacacacacacacacacacacacacactgtaatgctGTAACAGGAGTAAACCCAGAGTCGTTGAGTAACGGAGTGTCTCTGTACCGACAGCAGACGTCTGGCCATTCTCTGCAGCCACCATCAGAGCTGAACGTCCTTCACAATCCACCGAGTTGACCTCTGACCCCCAGAACAGCGCCAGCTGCAGCCCGGACACCGTCTCTGCCCGAGCAGCTGCATGCAGTGGCGTTctgttaataaacaaacaagtcaTAAACCTAAGGTTTAATATCAGTCACCATCTGCTCACTGGTACATTacagatttatcttttttatcaAAGTCTAATAAGAGTTAAACAGCTGAGCccagaatatattatatattatatatgtgtagaATTATTTATCAGCACAAAACAAACTAATACTTTTGTGTCACAGATTAACTTAAAAAGCAGGAGACATTTCTCACAGCTCCTGGGAAATCCATCCGAAGCTCTGGTGTAgctaatacaaacacacacagtactcacaacactcacaacacacaacactcacaacactcacaactcacaacacacacaacactcacacacaacactcacacacaacactcacaacacacaacactcacaactcacaacactcacaactcacacaacactcaaaacatacacaacacacactgacacacacaacacacaacactcacaacacacaccttcctTTAGCGTCTCTGAGGTTGATGATTTCGGTGCCCATCTCTTTCACCAGCAGCTCAGCAGCAGCATCGTGGCCTTTCATTCTGCACCAACAACCAACACACGACTtcagtttctgtgtttgtttgtgtcttctGACTTTATAAAGCGAAAGTAAACCGATGTTAAATACTCACAGTGCACAGTGCAGCGGGGTGAAAGGATTCCCTTCCTGGATACTTAACGCTTTATATTCAAGTAAAATTTCCAAACAGTCTTTGTGCCCtgaatatataatgaaaaaatgttaaaaagttattattactaaaaatgcattattattattattattattattattattattatttacttaaaatacTAAACAATATTGCTGTTTAGAGATCAGTGTGATGAAtagtctatgtgtgtgtgagtgtgtgtatgtgtgtaccaTAATAAGCTGCCCAGTGAGCAGGTGTGTATCTGCTGTAGTCTAGTAAGGAGTCCAGAGGGTCGACCTGAGCTGCAGCGTTGATGAGGAGCTGAAGGAGCTCGGTGTGACCACACGAGGCAGCAAAGTGCAGAGAGCTCCGTCCCCGAACATCCCGACACAGCGGGGAGGCCGAGTGATCTAACAACGCTGACACGCACTCCACGCTGCCCAGCaccaccttacacacacacacacacacaccattgagTGATCTCAGAGGTGCCATTTTATCACTGTATCACAACTTGTGGCACCAGAAATCTAGATTTTTCTATTTAACAGTAGCCAAGAGGAACTGATAGTACTTGTAACTGGGGCAGGCATCATatgacaccacacactcacGGGAGCCATTTTGTAAAATCAGACTCAGTGTTTGCCGTCACTGGGACGGAGCTGGTGAAGAATTGTTTGGAgcagtttaaatgtaaacacacacacacacacacacacacacacacacacacacacacacacacacaccgctctgtgTAGCGCAGTGTGACTGCGTCTGTCCCCTGTGTCAGGTTTACTTCCTCTCTCCAGTAGCATGTGCACACAGTCGACGTGTCCGCCCAGCGTGGCCAACATCAGAGCCGTTCTGCACACAAACCGTGTCATGTTAACAACACACACGCTGaatctaaacacaaacactaaccaTAAAAATGAGGACTGTGGCAAGCAGCACTGTGCTGGTGAGTGGTACTTACTGTCCCTGTGCGTCTGCGAGGTCGATGAGGTCATCTCTGTCCGCTCGGCTCAACAGTGCATACAAACACTCAGTGTGTCCTCTGGCAGCTGTGAGATGACAAAAACACATCAGTGTTACACATGAAATACCTCCAGTTTCAGCTGGATGTAACGTGTCATATTTTATACACTGTAACATCTCCAAAACCATACAAGGACACATCATTGGGATCGTCCCAAAAGTCTATAAAAGGTTATAAACTCTTTCCAGGAGAAAAGTGAAATCGGCCCGAGTCGAACCTGCCGCGTGAAGCGGTGTCCGTTTCCTGGCGTGTTCTCGGACGCAGCATGACGCTCCGTGTGACAGAAGACCCTCTACGCAAGACAAGGAGCCTTTACGAGCAGCCAGATACAAAGGAGTGTGTCCTGCGCTGTCCCGGacatccacacacaccagcGTCTCAGAGAGGAGCTGCACCGCCTCACACTGACTGTTACACACCTCCAAAATACAATCAGATATCATCAACCTGCCAGCTTTACTCAGCACACatgaaaaagtgtgtgtctgcgtgtctgtgtgtgtctctgtgtgtgtctgtgcgtgtgtgtctgtgcgtgtgtgtctgtgtgtgtgtgtctgtgtgtgtgcacgtgtgttttCATAAACAGACACTTACAGCTAAGTGCAAAGGGCTCACAGGAAAATTGCTCTCCACGTCTCCCACACAGTTAAAGGACATTTCTAAgagctgaattaaaaaaaaacaaacagttacaGAAGTAAATAAACCCCTTCATAAAATACTGCAGAGTAATTTCATATtagttatattttaatatttcagtcAGTAACACGACTGTACACACGTTTTGAAAaaacactgtatttattttaagtgacaCATCACCAAATGAATATTTCAGCATGTTTCTGTAATGtgtataaaatctaaataaataaataaataaatatttttatttccaaaagaaataaatgatttgAACTCTGTTTTTGAAATATCTGATAAATTATCATGATATCACAACTATAACAACAACacttttctaaaaataaataaataaataaatcacaaatagtgcactaaatatttatattatctGTAAGTTTATGCCCCTGTGAGTAAAACGCACCAGTTCCAGGTTGTGTTTGTTGCCATAGGCGGCTGCATAGTGAACAGGACTGTAGCCTTTAGTGTCTCTGAGTCCTGGATCAGCTCCGTTATCCAGCAGATACTCCAAACAcctgcacacacgcacacgcacacacacgcacacacacgcacacacatgcacacacatgcacacacatgcacacacacgcacgcacacgcacacacgcgtacaaacacgcacaaacgcgcacacacacgcacgcacacaaacacacacagacacacacaaacacacactgaatgcTTATTGATCTGCTTCACTACTGCAATGATTTATAACAGAAAGCAGGAGCTGTCACTTACAGCAGCGCCTCTTTATCCCTCATATCACTCTGATGATCATCACCGTCGACTCTGTtggaaaaaatatacaaaaatcccgtttttttaattcataacagcTGCAAATTCAACTATGGAACTGAAACTACACAAAAGCAAAGAAGGCTAAAAAAGTCACTGGATATTTATCAGAATCTGTGGTTCCctaaattaactaattaataattaaatactaaGTGAATTATTTGGTCATTATTAGCTATTCTGCTGTAGCTGCTCTATTTATTcccattttaaacaatttaaagcaTTTACTCCTTTGTTAAGAAAAGAATCACCTGCGAAAGGTGTGTGaggcagcagcacagtgcagAGGACTGCAGCCGTTCAGGTCCAGCTCGTTCACCTTGGCTCCGGAGCTCACTAACGCTACGGTGCACTGGTACGTCCCGTTAGCTGCTGCGTAGTGCAGAGGAGTTCTGAACAGACGGCGCTCTGGTTATAACACGCACTGAACATCATAATCTACATGTTAGAGctatttaacacaaaaaagtgtttatgtagtgtgtgttcatccatccatttattaaATGATCCACAGGGATTTGTACAAAGAATGATCAGAATTTGTAATCGTTCATGTGGTGAAATTTTCACTAAGGAGATGTTTAGATAACATTAATGTTACGTCTGTGTGTTACATTAACGTTAcaatagtgtgtgttacattaatgttacctcagtgtgtgttacattaatgttaaGGTCTAtgtgtgttacattaatgttacaatagtgtgtgttacattaatgttacctcagtgtgtgttacattaatgttaaGGTCTAtgtgtgttacattaatgttacaatagtgtgtgttacattaatgttacctcagtgtgtgttacattaatgttaaggtctgtgtgtgttacattaatgttacctcagtgtgtgttacattaatgttacctcagtgtgtgttacattaatgttacctcagtgtgtgttacattaatgttaaggtctgtgtgtgttacattaatgttacctcagtgtgttacattaatgttaaGGTCTAtgtgtgttacattaatgtTACGTCAGTGTGTTTTACATTGATGTTAcaatagtgtgtgttacattaagGTCTATGTGTGTCACATTAATGTTACCTCAGTGagtgttacattaatgttaCCTCAGTGagtgttacattaatgttacctcagtgtgtgttacattaatgtTACCTCAGTGagtgttacattaatgttaCCTCAGTGagtgttacattaatgttacctcagtgtgtgttacattaatgttacctcagtgtgtgttacattaatgttacctcagtgtgtgttacattaatgttacctcagtgtgtgttacattaatgttacctcagtgtgtgttacattaatgttatgtcagtgtgtgttacattaaatgttatgtcagtgtgtgttacattaaatgttatgtcagtgtgtgttacattaaatgttatgtcagtgtgtgttacattaaatgttatgtcagtgtgtgttacattaacattatgtcagtgtgtgttacattaacgttatgtcagtgtgtgttacattaacGTTACGtcggtgtgtgttacattaacGTTACGtcggtgtgtgttacattattgttacatctgtgtgttacattaatgttacctcagtgtgtgttacattaatgtTACGTCAGTGTGTTTTACATTGATGTTAcaatagtgtgtgttacattaagGTCTATGTGTGTCACATTAATGGTCCCTCAGTGAGTGTTACATAAAtgttacctcagtgtgtgttacattaacGTTACGtcggtgtgtgttacattaacGTTACGtcggtgtgtgttacattaatgttacatctgtgtgttacattaatgttacctcagtgtgtgttacattagtgttacgttactgtgtgttacattaatgtTACTCTAATGTTGATTAAACATTAACGTCTGGTTACAGTTTTAATGTAATCATTTACCTTCCCATGATGTCCGTTTTGCTCACGTCAGCACCGCTGCTCAACAGTAAATTAAGACATTCCACGTTTCTGCCAGACAAAGGAAATCGTTATCCATCATCACActaataaatgattattattatatattaaaatgtttatgacTGAGTTATGACTGTTTGCTGGAGCTTATGTGAActtgtgatgtcatgtgatgtcatacCCTCCCGATGCAGCAGCGTGCAAACACGTCCTCCCCAGACTGTCCGGAGTGTTTATATCAAACCCCGCAGACAGGACGTGCTCGTTACTCAAAGACGAAACAATACTGTACagctgacctataacacacaaacatgcacacacacacgcacacacacacatgcgcacgcacgcaaacacacacacaaacgcacacatgcacatgcacacacacatgtacacacacacacagaatataaaGTACAACTGAATTTTACTTCCAATATTATGAATATTCAGATGTAATTAACGTGAGCAGCtacaataaacattaataaatcacATTCTAATGTTTGATCATAAATTTCAGTGCTTCACATATTTTAGAACACTGCACAGATGAAGTTCACCTGAGGAGAGTAACTTTCGACAGCAGTCTGAAAACCCATAAAGCACAGCCAAGTGCAGTGGAAACATCCCATAAAGTCCCTGTCTGtggaaataaacacattcaAGAGTCCACATGAATAACCGTGTCACCAGTGTAGTACTGCTAAGCtaagatgagtgtgtgtgtgtgtgtgtgtgtgtgtgtgtgtgtatgtgtgtgtgtgtgtgttacctggcaGTATCAGCACCGTTAGTCATCAGCGTGCTGATGAGCAGCTCATGGCCGTGTTTAGCAGCAATGTGAAGAGGAGTATTGCCGTATTTATCCACACAGTTTATATCcccacctaaacacacacattttacatgAACTCAAGTGAATTTTCTTGTCATGTCAACAAGCCAGGCCTCTTTAATTTACTGGGAAAAAGCTGAAAGTGTGAAAGGTAAACCTGGGAAATGTTTATCAAGGATTAATGTGTGAGAGTTTTAAACGGTATTAAATCGTACTGTTTTGAATGAGGATCTGGGATCGAGTGAAGCGGCCGTGAACGGCGGCCATGTGCAGAGGGCTTTTCCCTTCTTTAGTCtgcaaaacaaaagcaacaatATACAAATTTACTCTCTTTAAATGTCACTGGCTATTGATGTGAATTACAAaaatttactattattattagtagtattatttttattataattattatattgtagAAAATATTTAGAAGGTATTCCTATCAGAGCAACACatcaacatataaaataaattaaaagcatGTTTATTCATTCTGACCAATAGGtccatttttgttctttatctctgtgttaaaaacacacacactcagagagagagagagaccgcaCTGCAACAACACGCCATCAGCAACCTCATCACAAGTTCATAAATATCTGAAATTAGCATTTATTTACTgaaacctgatttttttttgtaactctCTAAACGatgatattttaattaaaaataaatctgtttcctGACCTGCATGTTGACGTCGGCCCCGTTGTTGACGAGCAGCTCAAGACACAGAGCTCCGTTCGTAGACACGGCAGCCAGGTGAAGCGGAGTGAAGCCTCTGGCGTTGGCCTGGTTAACATTAGCTCCACGGTTTACTAACTCGTTAGCTACGGCCTCCTGACCGTTATAACATGCCATGTGCAGAGACGTGTTCCCAAACAAGTTCGTCTCGTCCATCTGGTGGAAATGGTTTTTACAATCGTTTTAGCAaagtaaatatacaataaacatttatcttGTCTTAACCAAATGTGTAATGTTGACGAGGTTCCTCttacaaataaaacagcaaagTGATCGAAGCCATCGTCATTTAAATATCTTTCTATTCATGGATAATGGATGGAATGAAAAGTTATGGAAAAGACATTTAAGCACTTTGTTATCCAGTTAGTAGAGAATCTGCCAGAATATGTTTTAAAAGGTGCAGAAAGtgtttctttaaattatttgtagacctgtaataattacataataaattaaatcatttcataGACACCTCAGAGAAAGTGTCAATCTGCATGATGAATCACACTCATTTCTTTATTTGAGGCCTTTCCATACATCGACTTTacataaagctgctttaaaaatCAGCAGATTTCCAGCATGTATTTAATGTGTATTGATGTCAGATAGTGTGATGGATATTGGTTCACTACACGGAGTAAATGCGTCAGTCGGTTTAGTCTGTGGGTTTTACCTCAGCGCCGAGTCGGAGCAGGTGCTTGACGACGTCGACGTGACCGCTCAGAGCAGCTACATGAAGAGGCGAGTACCCACGTTTATCCCTGCATGCCACATCAGCATTGCAAGACAGCAAGAGCTTCACAATCTCCAAATATCCTGCAAAAATGACAACAAAGCTCTAGGTTTAAGATTAAAGCTCTTCAGCATGTGCTTTAATCCTACAAGAAGCAACTAAAAggcagacagaatgacagaataTACATGACAGAGCTGTGTACAATATAAAACGATCAGCTGCAGAGAATGACGTTCAAACCCTTTGtttaccttctgaccaatcagactgcGACGCAAAAAAATAAGATGGAGGACAAAGTGATCAAAACGTCCTCAAATTCAGAGttgctttaatatttacatcagcTGCATTACTGAGAATAATCCAGATACCAAGCAAGACCAGTTAGTCAGATAAAACTAGGTAGGTCTGATTCcagtgtgtacattgtgtgaggatttgttttgttattcagCACAAAAAATGTTCACCACCATTAAAAAAAGTGTAACACAACCAAACGACTGGGACTTGGGAACTAGCTGAGTTACCGAGGTAAGAGGCCCAGTGCAGAGGCTGTCGCGCTTTATTATCCCTCACACTTGGGTTTGCGCCTTTGTTCAGAAGCAACGTCACCATCTGAGGAACAAACGAGAATGTTAGTGTACAGATGGACAGACGTTAAAAACTGCTGTATTTAGTCATATCCGTGACCTCGGTGTCTCCGCTGTAGGCCGCGTGGTGCAGAGCAGTTCTTCCGTTATGATCCGTTACATCAACGCTGCTCATCAAAGGCAAAAGAGTTTCAGCGCACCTCAACGCTCGATTCGAGACGGCCACGTGCAGCGCCGTCTGACCGCTGAACCGACTCCTGGACTCGACCTCTGACCCCCGAGTCAGCAGCATCCCCACTGCCCTCTAAAGAGAATAGAGAGAATAACATGCAGGAAAAAGGAGAGAGTACAGGATAAAAAAAGGTTGATTGAAGAAAAACGAAATGTTCTCACATCGTTCCTGGAAGCTGCGGCACGATGCAGCGGAGTCAGACCCGCTTGGTCCTTAGCGTTAACATGAGCACCTGAAACAAGAGAAGAACACAATGGTATCATTACAGATGGGTCCTACCCAGGTTCTCTCTTCAGGAACTCTACCAACTTCCCAAAAAAGATAAGATCaagtttttaaaatgttatatatcatttattcttttattagaCACCTTCACCGGACATTTTATAAGGAACACATGTACACCTGCAGCAACCAGCCAATCAGATGTCTTTAAACAAAGACTGAGGAAAATAACTTCCCCGCATAAGGAAGAATTTCAGTATAAATTGTGTACGATTCATGGGGAACATCATGCTCCCGCTTTCATGTCTTTCAGTGACACCAAGTACAATACACAAACATCCTGGTTAGTTTTTTGTCCCAAACGCTGGAGTCACACCTGACTTGATGAGAAGGTCCATGATTCGAACATCACCCAAAAAAGCAGCAGCATGCAGAGGGGAACGAAGGTCTTGGtcctgcaacaacaacaacaacattatttttctacaccatttatgctgattttaataaaatatatcttcTGTTCACAGAGAAAGTTAGGATTATC from Tachysurus fulvidraco isolate hzauxx_2018 chromosome 2, HZAU_PFXX_2.0, whole genome shotgun sequence encodes the following:
- the LOC113657214 gene encoding serine/threonine-protein phosphatase 6 regulatory ankyrin repeat subunit C-like isoform X1, translated to MGILNITQQTPLVQAIFSRNVEEVKFLLHSKEDVNALDQDLRSPLHAAAFLGDVRIMDLLIKSGAHVNAKDQAGLTPLHRAAASRNDRAVGMLLTRGSEVESRSRFSGQTALHVAVSNRALRCAETLLPLMSSVDVTDHNGRTALHHAAYSGDTEMVTLLLNKGANPSVRDNKARQPLHWASYLGYLEIVKLLLSCNADVACRDKRGYSPLHVAALSGHVDVVKHLLRLGAEMDETNLFGNTSLHMACYNGQEAVANELVNRGANVNQANARGFTPLHLAAVSTNGALCLELLVNNGADVNMQTKEGKSPLHMAAVHGRFTRSQILIQNSGDINCVDKYGNTPLHIAAKHGHELLISTLMTNGADTARQGLYGMFPLHLAVLYGFSDCCRKLLSSGQLYSIVSSLSNEHVLSAGFDINTPDSLGRTCLHAAASGGNVECLNLLLSSGADVSKTDIMGRTPLHYAAANGTYQCTVALVSSGAKVNELDLNGCSPLHCAAASHTFRRVDGDDHQSDMRDKEALLCLEYLLDNGADPGLRDTKGYSPVHYAAAYGNKHNLELLLEMSFNCVGDVESNFPVSPLHLAVCNSQCEAVQLLSETLVCVDVRDSAGHTPLYLAARKGSLSCVEGLLSHGASCCVREHARKRTPLHAAAARGHTECLYALLSRADRDDLIDLADAQGQTALMLATLGGHVDCVHMLLERGSKPDTGDRRSHTALHRAVVLGSVECVSALLDHSASPLCRDVRGRSSLHFAASCGHTELLQLLINAAAQVDPLDSLLDYSRYTPAHWAAYYGHKDCLEILLEYKALSIQEGNPFTPLHCALMKGHDAAAELLVKEMGTEIINLRDAKGRTPLHAAARAETVSGLQLALFWGSEVNSVDCEGRSALMVAAENGQTSAVEVLLQQAKADPSLLDINNNTALHLACSRSHEMCALLILAEFDDPSLINATNSALQMPLHIAARNGLATVVEVLLSRGATVLAVDEEGCTPALACAPNKDVAECLALILSTMKPFLLKDAGISVLKHCSIAAKHHPLPNGYSKERHGTVGLDS
- the LOC113657214 gene encoding serine/threonine-protein phosphatase 6 regulatory ankyrin repeat subunit C-like isoform X2, whose amino-acid sequence is MDLLIKSGAHVNAKDQAGLTPLHRAAASRNDRAVGMLLTRGSEVESRSRFSGQTALHVAVSNRALRCAETLLPLMSSVDVTDHNGRTALHHAAYSGDTEMVTLLLNKGANPSVRDNKARQPLHWASYLGYLEIVKLLLSCNADVACRDKRGYSPLHVAALSGHVDVVKHLLRLGAEMDETNLFGNTSLHMACYNGQEAVANELVNRGANVNQANARGFTPLHLAAVSTNGALCLELLVNNGADVNMQTKEGKSPLHMAAVHGRFTRSQILIQNSGDINCVDKYGNTPLHIAAKHGHELLISTLMTNGADTARQGLYGMFPLHLAVLYGFSDCCRKLLSSGQLYSIVSSLSNEHVLSAGFDINTPDSLGRTCLHAAASGGNVECLNLLLSSGADVSKTDIMGRTPLHYAAANGTYQCTVALVSSGAKVNELDLNGCSPLHCAAASHTFRRVDGDDHQSDMRDKEALLCLEYLLDNGADPGLRDTKGYSPVHYAAAYGNKHNLELLLEMSFNCVGDVESNFPVSPLHLAVCNSQCEAVQLLSETLVCVDVRDSAGHTPLYLAARKGSLSCVEGLLSHGASCCVREHARKRTPLHAAAARGHTECLYALLSRADRDDLIDLADAQGQTALMLATLGGHVDCVHMLLERGSKPDTGDRRSHTALHRAVVLGSVECVSALLDHSASPLCRDVRGRSSLHFAASCGHTELLQLLINAAAQVDPLDSLLDYSRYTPAHWAAYYGHKDCLEILLEYKALSIQEGNPFTPLHCALMKGHDAAAELLVKEMGTEIINLRDAKGRTPLHAAARAETVSGLQLALFWGSEVNSVDCEGRSALMVAAENGQTSAVEVLLQQAKADPSLLDINNNTALHLACSRSHEMCALLILAEFDDPSLINATNSALQMPLHIAARNGLATVVEVLLSRGATVLAVDEEGCTPALACAPNKDVAECLALILSTMKPFLLKDAGISVLKHCSIAAKHHPLPNGYSKERHGTVGLDS